The following nucleotide sequence is from Bacteroidota bacterium.
TGTTATACCCAATACCCAGTTCTTTTATATCGATAAAAATTCTGGTCTGATCAATTACCTGGGATGGATCAGTTATAAAATCGCCAATAACTCTTCTGTGTCGGTATTCATTGAAATGGAATCGAGGTTTACGAGTAATCAGCTTGGTTATCCGGAGCTTTTGCTCGATGAAGATTTGAATTCGGGGATTAAATATGAAGGGCGCTCCTATGCAAAATACAACAAGGGCAATCTATTATCTTTCGGAGGAAATTACGATTACAGCCTGAGCTCGGAAATTTTCGAAAAGGGTTGGTCCGGAGAGTTTCGACAAATCAAACACAACGGATACCTTCACCTGGTTTTTAGAAGTAATCCTGACAACATTGTAGTAATAAGTGTACAGGAATTAAATGCCCTTGATTACATGGTGTTGTTCTCGTATGTTTTTGTATTCTTCTACCTGTTGGCTCTGTTTTTCACTTTTTTACTCGATCCCAATTACCGAAAATTCAATTTCAGCAATAGTTTGCGGAATAAAATTCAGTTTTCGGTGGTATTCATACTCATTGTTTCGCTGGTTCTTACAGCCGGGAGTACAATTTATTTCAACATACATAAGTTTAATCAGTCGCAACAGCGCCTGCTCGAAGAGAAAATAAAAATGGTGTATGTGGAATTAGAGCATAAACTTATGTACGAAGAAGAACTTACTGCCAATTGGAGGGCTGATAAATACGACAACCTGTCGCAACTTCTCATCAAGTTTTCCGATGTGTTCTATAGCGATATCAATCTTTATAGTCCCGAAGGTAAGCTCATAGCCACTTCGCGTGACGAAATATTCCGGCTTGGATTGCAAAGTGATAAAATGACCCCGATTGCATACCAAAACCTTCGTAAAGATCGGCTTACACGCTTCATTAGCAAAGAAAAAATCAGTCAGCTTTCTTACTTGTCGGCTTATGCTCCTTTTCTGAACAGCGAGGGCAAGCTGCTGGCTTATCTGAATTTGCCTTATTTTACTAAACAAACTGAACTTCAGGAGGATATCACTACACTCACAGTAGCGATTATCAATATTTATGTACTGCTTATTTTGCTTACTATCATTATAGCTGTGATTATTTCAGATCAGATTACCCGACCTCTTGAAATGCTTCAGGCCAAACTTCGCAACCTAAAACTAGGAAGCCGTTATGAACCCATCGAATACGCCAACAGCGACGAAATTGGCAGGCTTGTGAATGAATACAACAGCATGGTTCTCGAATTGGAAAAAAATATAGAATTATTAGCAAGGTCAGAACGTGAATCGGCCTGGCGGGAAATGGCAAAGCAAGTGGCACACGAAATAAAAAACCCGCTTACTCCCATGAGGCTCAGTGTGCAGCAATTGAAGCGCACCTGGAACGATAAACGCGAAGATTTTGAAACCTATCTGCAGCGGGTAACTGAAACACTGCTTGAGCAGATCGATAACCTTTCTGCTATAGCAGGGGAGTTTAGCAATTTTGCCAATATGCCCTTGGCAAAAATTGAAAAAGTTGAAGTGTCAGTTGCACTGAGTAAAGTTGTATCCTTGTTCGATAGTCAGGATCATGTAAAAGTGAATTATCTGGCCTCGCCAGGACAATATTGGGTAATGGCCGATGCCGATCAGTTGACACGTGTTTTTATCAATGTCATTAAAAATGGTATACAGGCTATACCTGAAGGAGTTGAAGGTAAAATTGAGGTGAAGCTGGAGCGCGAAAGCAATCTGGCCTTGATCCATATTTCAGACAATGGAAAAGGAATACCTGAAGAAATAATTGATCGGTTGTTTACCCCAAGTTTTACTACCAAAAGTGGAGGAATGGGGCTTGGACTGGCCATTGTAAAGAATATTGTTGAAAGCATCGATGGCCAGGTAGGTTTTACAACCCAGGTTAATAAAGGCACCACTTTTACCATACGAATTCCTCTTTTATATGAATGATCTAATGGTGGCTGTTAATACTTTAAATTTCTGTTGCTTGAATATATTTTTTTTATATTTGGTGAATTAAAACCGATACTGAGTAAACCACTTTGAAGCACTTAACCACCATACTTTTTCTATTTGCTTTCGTTATTGTGCTTCGCGCACAGGATAATATCGGGGGTGTGGTTAACCAGTATTATGCCGTGTCGGCCCTTCCCAATACCAATACAATTACCTGCACCGGAGAAGATTTGTCGGGTTTGCTGCCTGGCGATAAGGTATTACTCATACAGATGACGGGTGCTGGTTTTACCATTTTTAATGTCCGGGATAACAACCATGTCGATCAAAACATAGGTAGTGGCGGTAAATACGAATTTCTTTCTGTATTAGCAGTGAACAATGTAAGCAAGGAAATAAGCTTCACCGCTAATTTTAAAAACTCCTATACCGCCGGAGAAAAAATTCAGCTGGTTAAAGCATATGTAGGTTATGATGTAAATATCAACAGCGAAGTAACCGCCGCAGATTGGGATGGAAATAAAGGAGGTATCCTTGCCCTTGTAATTCTTCAGAAGCTTACTCTGAACGCCAATATCGACCTTAGTGGAAAAGGTTTTCGTGGTGCCGACCCGGCCTCCTACCTAATCGGTTGCCGGCCGTTTAATACCAACGATACTATGTATTTTCCTACAGGCTCGGTCAACAAAGGCGGAACCAAGGGAGAAGGAATTAAACCTGCGGCCTCAAATTATACTATTGGACCCGGCAATAACTTCAATGGAGGAGGTGGGGGAATCGGGAAATTTGGTGGTGGTGGTGGTGGAAGTAACTACAGCCGGGGAGGTGCAGGAGGTTTGCAGCAAATATTCTGTAATACCGCAGCTACTGAATTTGGAAGCGGTGGCAATGGACTTGAAGATGGATCATTAAGTGCGACTGCCTTGTTTGGAGGCTTTTACAGCACTTATAAAAAAATCACTTTTGGAGGAGGAGGAGGAGGTTCGACCGATAGTACCGGACTCAATGCTTCAAAGGGAGGTGATGGAGGTGGTTTGGCGATTATCCTGGCCGATACCATTATCTCTAACGGATACAACATTATCGCCAATGGTGAGTCGGTTTCAACACCTTCCGAAGCCGGAGCTGGCGGTGGAGGTGCCGGAGGCACGGTGTTGCTCGATGTGGCCTATTACAATGGTCCTCTTTCCGTTCTTGCGCTAGGTGGCAATGGTGGAAACACACTTGGAGTGAATTGCGGTGGAACTGGTGGGGGAGGAGCAGGTGGCACCTTGCTCATTGCTGCTTCAGCAACCCAATCGCAAGTAACATACGACTTGTCTGGCGGTTTAGAAGGAAATTCGGAATGTGGCTCAAATTTTGGCTCTCCAGGAATTGTAGGAGATACTTTACGAAATTATACAACTCTTCTCAACGGTTTTACTTTCAATGCCATTTCGGCAAACGACACCATCTGCAACGATGGCGATATCCCACATTTGCTTATTGGCACCGTGCCCAAAGGAACAACCAATTTTCAATATAAGTGGCTACAGAGCTCCGACAATAGTAATTGGGTTCCGGTAAGCCCCGCTGCAACGGGCAAAAACTATCAACCACCCACTTTAAGCACTACTACCTATTATACCCGCGAAGTTTTCTTCCCCGACGATAATATTCGCGATACTGCACTTTCGGTGATGATATTGGTATACCCCAACCTTAGCAATAACATACTTACTTTACGCGATACAATTTGTTCTGGTGTGGCACCCGGGGTGCTCAGTGCCAATCCTGTATCAGGAGGAAGTGGAGTGTATAACTATCGCTGGGAGTCGAGCACCGACCAGTTAAGCTGGATATCACGAGGAACCAACACCACGGTTTTACTCAATGAAA
It contains:
- a CDS encoding GHKL domain-containing protein; protein product: MNQNTLRNFYIAILLLALSVTLVKLPGKIETRTWHVKKAQKAFIEKLEKATELIQLVDKEFHSQYVTNRDDYYFKHGVSAFLFRGDTLIAWSDNNVAVEKIVTDTLNENGVVSIFSSSYYYFKRPVGLEEGLGLVLLENNFPHKNRFVVNGMHPGFKLPKGVIIAQKQIKNSLPLKDQDGKIVFFLDFTHASKDINRNLLVLATLLFFTGIYFLLQYLRIYLKYMNAKKRSWALLLVAGALVLARIGLLFTAWPADFYLLFDPYIYASAWAPSLGDLMLHTILFLFIIYLVYRYVRVPAVLVSGSSGQAVWILFFNLIFLLVLAYAIFSSTSLIANSSLKILVQNISQLKLPVIIAYIIFSLNFFAVLLIALWIFKNLAEIKLYRLVINCGILLSVAYFMSFAVKLPFELYSVLFAFILYSLLAYMQRHLQRNTIFSTLMVFLLLFSVYILFFTVKTGGQKEYQQNRSLAIGLSAEHDPVAEYFFRELSRDLESDTAIVRNLEPDAFDIVSFYDYLRKKHLDGYWKNYDFTVTVCRPIDSVLVSSGSLFLYPCYTFFEEIIQSSGIVIPNTQFFYIDKNSGLINYLGWISYKIANNSSVSVFIEMESRFTSNQLGYPELLLDEDLNSGIKYEGRSYAKYNKGNLLSFGGNYDYSLSSEIFEKGWSGEFRQIKHNGYLHLVFRSNPDNIVVISVQELNALDYMVLFSYVFVFFYLLALFFTFLLDPNYRKFNFSNSLRNKIQFSVVFILIVSLVLTAGSTIYFNIHKFNQSQQRLLEEKIKMVYVELEHKLMYEEELTANWRADKYDNLSQLLIKFSDVFYSDINLYSPEGKLIATSRDEIFRLGLQSDKMTPIAYQNLRKDRLTRFISKEKISQLSYLSAYAPFLNSEGKLLAYLNLPYFTKQTELQEDITTLTVAIINIYVLLILLTIIIAVIISDQITRPLEMLQAKLRNLKLGSRYEPIEYANSDEIGRLVNEYNSMVLELEKNIELLARSERESAWREMAKQVAHEIKNPLTPMRLSVQQLKRTWNDKREDFETYLQRVTETLLEQIDNLSAIAGEFSNFANMPLAKIEKVEVSVALSKVVSLFDSQDHVKVNYLASPGQYWVMADADQLTRVFINVIKNGIQAIPEGVEGKIEVKLERESNLALIHISDNGKGIPEEIIDRLFTPSFTTKSGGMGLGLAIVKNIVESIDGQVGFTTQVNKGTTFTIRIPLLYE